One window from the genome of Metabacillus flavus encodes:
- the rplM gene encoding 50S ribosomal protein L13 — translation MRTTYMAKASEVDRKWYVVDAAGKTLGRLSTEVASILRGKHKPTFTPHVDTGDHVIIINAEKIELTGKKLTDKIYYRHSQFPGGLKSRTALEMRTNYAEKMLELAIKGMLPKNSLGRQIFKKLHVYTGAEHPHQAQQPEVYELRG, via the coding sequence ATGCGTACAACGTATATGGCGAAAGCTAGCGAAGTTGACCGTAAGTGGTACGTTGTAGATGCAGCTGGCAAGACACTAGGTCGTCTTTCTACTGAAGTAGCATCTATTCTTCGCGGCAAACACAAGCCGACTTTTACACCACATGTAGACACTGGAGATCACGTAATCATCATCAACGCTGAGAAAATTGAACTGACTGGTAAGAAATTGACTGATAAAATTTACTACCGTCACAGCCAATTCCCTGGCGGACTTAAATCTAGAACAGCTCTTGAAATGCGTACAAACTACGCTGAAAAAATGCTTGAGCTAGCGATCAAAGGAATGCTTCCTAAGAATTCTCTTGGCCGTCAAATCTTCAAAAAATTGCACGTTTACACGGGTGCTGAGCATCCACACCAAGCACAACAGCCTGAAGTTTACGAACTTCGCGGTTAA
- the rpsI gene encoding 30S ribosomal protein S9 — translation MAQVQYYGTGRRKSSVARVRLIPGEGKIVVNKRDIKDYIPFAALIEDVKQPLNLTETGSSYDVLVSVNGGGFAGQAGAIRHGISRALLQADPEFRTTLKRAGLLTRDARMKERKKYGLKGARRAPQFSKR, via the coding sequence TTGGCACAGGTTCAATATTACGGTACTGGCCGCCGCAAGAGCTCCGTTGCTCGTGTACGCCTAATTCCAGGCGAAGGCAAGATCGTTGTTAATAAACGCGACATTAAAGACTACATCCCATTCGCAGCTCTAATCGAGGACGTAAAACAGCCGCTTAACTTGACTGAAACTGGTTCTTCTTACGACGTACTAGTCAGCGTTAACGGCGGAGGATTTGCTGGCCAAGCCGGCGCAATCCGCCACGGTATCTCTCGTGCTTTGCTTCAAGCAGACCCTGAGTTCCGTACAACTCTTAAACGCGCTGGTCTATTGACTCGTGACGCTCGTATGAAAGAGCGTAAAAAATACGGACTTAAAGGCGCACGCCGTGCACCTCAGTTCTCAAAACGTTAA
- a CDS encoding DUF2521 family protein, translating into MGTMVFLKDKRREKQMKYERSMLREVSIKEIKKGIHIHFASFFHYGLLSKWSIEEGCADFAIEAFLQGAKYSKFGYKGESITHVQSRSGKEDKRLTADFYDYLISWGCPNESTVCHESLYLASECFMQHWWKEGFTRGQKRYKLRLN; encoded by the coding sequence ATGGGCACAATGGTTTTTCTTAAAGATAAACGAAGAGAGAAACAGATGAAATATGAGCGAAGCATGCTAAGGGAAGTGTCGATTAAAGAAATTAAAAAAGGAATTCATATTCACTTTGCTTCATTCTTTCATTACGGACTTTTATCAAAGTGGAGTATTGAGGAAGGTTGTGCGGATTTTGCCATTGAGGCGTTTCTGCAGGGAGCTAAATACAGCAAGTTTGGATATAAGGGAGAATCGATTACCCACGTGCAAAGCCGCTCTGGAAAAGAGGATAAGCGGCTGACGGCCGATTTCTATGATTACCTGATCAGCTGGGGGTGTCCGAACGAAAGCACAGTGTGCCACGAGTCCCTATACCTGGCTTCTGAGTGTTTTATGCAGCACTGGTGGAAAGAAGGCTTTACAAGAGGGCAGAAGCGATATAAATTGCGGCTCAATTAA
- a CDS encoding energy-coupling factor ABC transporter ATP-binding protein, which translates to MDITVKGLEHTYNPRTPFEKRAIYNMDLHIKSGSYTAIIGHTGSGKSTLLQHLNGLLKPTAGSITIGDRTIKAKEKAKHLKSVRKKVGIVFQFPEHQLFEETVEKDIMFGPMNFGVSEEAARERAREMSRLVGLPSEVLDRSPFDLSGGQMRRVAIAGVLAMNPEVIVLDEPTAGLDPKGRHDIMELFYRLHREKGLTTILVTHSMEDAARYAEELIVLHQGTIHLKGTPQEVFSSSGKITEAGLRLPETIQFKYALESKLGIRIEETPLTIQETVQALRSFYVKEGDK; encoded by the coding sequence ATGGACATTACAGTAAAAGGTCTAGAGCATACGTACAATCCGAGGACCCCTTTTGAAAAACGTGCGATTTATAACATGGATCTTCATATTAAATCCGGTTCGTACACAGCCATCATTGGTCACACCGGTTCAGGGAAATCAACCCTCCTTCAGCATTTAAATGGTTTGCTCAAGCCGACAGCCGGCTCTATTACTATAGGGGATCGAACAATAAAGGCAAAAGAGAAAGCGAAGCATTTAAAATCCGTCCGGAAAAAGGTTGGCATTGTGTTTCAGTTTCCTGAGCATCAGCTTTTTGAAGAAACGGTCGAAAAAGACATTATGTTCGGACCGATGAATTTCGGCGTTTCGGAAGAGGCTGCAAGAGAGAGAGCCAGAGAAATGTCCAGATTGGTTGGTTTGCCTTCCGAGGTTCTCGATCGGTCTCCTTTCGATTTAAGCGGAGGGCAAATGAGAAGGGTGGCCATTGCAGGGGTGCTTGCAATGAATCCGGAAGTCATTGTGCTGGACGAGCCTACAGCGGGGCTTGACCCTAAGGGCCGGCATGATATTATGGAACTTTTTTATCGGCTGCATCGCGAAAAAGGTCTGACAACGATTCTAGTCACTCACAGCATGGAGGATGCCGCCAGATATGCAGAGGAGCTGATTGTACTTCATCAAGGGACCATTCATCTGAAAGGGACACCTCAGGAAGTGTTCTCCTCATCCGGAAAAATTACGGAAGCAGGATTAAGGCTGCCGGAGACCATCCAGTTTAAATATGCTCTGGAATCCAAGCTTGGCATTAGAATAGAAGAAACTCCGCTTACGATTCAGGAGACGGTTCAAGCTCTCCGGTCCTTTTATGTAAAGGAGGGAGACAAATGA
- the truA gene encoding tRNA pseudouridine(38-40) synthase TruA produces the protein MRIKMIIAYDGTDFNGYQIQPDARTVQEELEGALSKLHKGAKIKVSASGRTDAKVHAKGQVIHFDTPLSIPMEKWPKALNAMLAKDVRVLEASEAPESFHARFDACGKEYRYVIDRSSVQDVFLRNYAYHYPHPLNIEAMKLASRHFLGTHDFTAFCSAKTEVEDRVRTIESIEFNEEGDKLTMSIKGSGFLYNMVRIITGTLLNAGTGMTQPEEISDMIFSRDRTKTGKTAPGHGLYLFKVFYDN, from the coding sequence ATGAGAATTAAAATGATAATCGCATATGACGGAACCGATTTTAACGGCTATCAGATTCAGCCTGATGCAAGAACTGTTCAGGAAGAGCTGGAAGGCGCATTATCGAAGCTCCATAAAGGAGCGAAGATAAAAGTGTCCGCTTCCGGCAGAACCGATGCGAAGGTCCATGCAAAGGGACAGGTCATCCACTTTGATACGCCTCTCAGCATTCCAATGGAGAAGTGGCCTAAAGCTCTCAATGCGATGCTTGCGAAGGATGTGAGGGTGCTGGAAGCTTCTGAGGCACCCGAGAGCTTCCATGCGCGCTTTGATGCCTGCGGGAAGGAATACAGGTATGTAATTGACCGCTCCAGCGTTCAGGACGTATTTTTGAGAAACTATGCGTATCATTATCCGCATCCATTAAACATAGAAGCTATGAAATTGGCTTCACGGCATTTTTTAGGGACACATGATTTTACCGCCTTTTGTTCAGCTAAAACGGAGGTCGAGGACCGTGTCCGCACGATCGAATCGATTGAGTTCAATGAAGAAGGCGATAAACTTACGATGTCGATCAAGGGCAGCGGCTTTTTGTACAATATGGTCCGGATTATTACGGGAACGCTTCTGAATGCGGGCACCGGAATGACCCAGCCCGAAGAGATTTCTGACATGATTTTTTCCAGGGACCGGACGAAAACTGGAAAAACAGCGCCTGGCCATGGGCTATATTTATTTAAAGTCTTCTATGACAACTAA
- a CDS encoding energy-coupling factor ABC transporter ATP-binding protein produces MRKEIARVENVTFSYPDREKPALDEVSLNIYEGEWLAIVGHNGSGKSTLARILNGLLLPSKGKVKIAGTELSEETIWDVRKKVGMVFQNPDNQFVGTTVKDDVAFGLENNGIPREEMLKRVDWATKQVKMDAFLDQEPHHLSGGQKQRVAIAGVLAVKPQIMILDEATSMLDPAGRKDVMDTVRLLNDQGAVTVISITHDLEEASKADRIIVMNKGKKLKEGKPEIIFSMGEELSRIGLDLPFPYKLSLELRKAGIPLQHNHLTEQGLVDELWTLQ; encoded by the coding sequence ATGCGCAAGGAAATTGCTAGAGTAGAGAATGTAACCTTTTCCTATCCTGATCGCGAAAAACCTGCTTTAGATGAGGTGTCCTTAAACATCTATGAAGGTGAATGGCTGGCGATTGTCGGTCATAATGGATCTGGAAAATCGACTCTTGCCCGGATATTGAATGGACTTTTGCTGCCATCCAAAGGGAAAGTGAAGATTGCAGGTACTGAGCTTTCAGAGGAAACCATCTGGGATGTACGCAAAAAGGTCGGGATGGTGTTTCAAAACCCCGACAATCAATTTGTTGGAACCACCGTTAAGGATGATGTGGCTTTTGGTCTGGAAAACAACGGAATCCCCCGGGAAGAGATGTTAAAACGGGTGGATTGGGCGACAAAGCAAGTCAAGATGGATGCTTTTCTCGATCAAGAGCCGCACCATCTGTCTGGCGGTCAAAAACAGCGTGTTGCAATCGCTGGCGTGTTGGCCGTTAAGCCTCAAATTATGATCTTGGATGAAGCAACATCCATGCTCGATCCAGCAGGGCGTAAAGATGTGATGGACACTGTTCGTCTCTTAAATGATCAAGGGGCTGTTACAGTCATCTCAATTACTCACGATCTTGAAGAGGCTTCAAAGGCCGACCGGATCATCGTTATGAATAAGGGGAAGAAGCTTAAAGAGGGGAAACCCGAGATTATTTTTTCAATGGGGGAAGAGCTCTCGAGAATCGGTCTTGATCTTCCGTTTCCTTACAAGCTGAGTCTGGAACTGCGTAAAGCTGGAATTCCGCTTCAGCATAATCACTTAACTGAACAAGGATTGGTGGATGAGCTATGGACATTACAGTAA
- the pdaB gene encoding polysaccharide deacetylase family sporulation protein PdaB translates to MNRIYIIQGKKIKQTFIVAIAALFTAGILYVENVVQYPVFSAISGPKAIYKGESKGNKVALTFDISWGDEKAVPILDTLKRNKVSNATFFVSASWAERHPAIVKRIVKDGHQIGSMGYAYKNYTSLKPEEIKRDLMLAQKTFEQLNIKKIQYLRPPTGNFNKQVIDIADRYGLSVVHYSIDTNDWTNPGVQKIAQNATSQTGGGDIILLHASDSAKQTKDAIPMIIRDLKSKGLENVTVNELVSNTESKSKEVK, encoded by the coding sequence ATGAATCGGATCTACATCATACAGGGCAAGAAAATAAAGCAAACATTTATCGTAGCGATTGCAGCTCTATTTACAGCAGGCATTTTATATGTAGAGAATGTGGTTCAATACCCCGTATTTTCTGCTATTTCCGGACCGAAGGCTATTTACAAAGGAGAATCCAAAGGAAATAAAGTCGCCCTTACCTTTGATATCAGCTGGGGCGACGAAAAGGCTGTACCGATCCTTGATACACTTAAGAGAAATAAAGTATCCAACGCCACCTTCTTTGTATCTGCATCCTGGGCTGAACGGCATCCGGCCATCGTTAAAAGAATAGTCAAGGATGGCCACCAAATCGGCAGCATGGGATATGCCTATAAAAATTACACCTCCTTAAAACCGGAAGAAATTAAAAGGGACCTCATGCTCGCTCAAAAAACGTTCGAACAGCTCAATATCAAAAAGATCCAGTACTTGCGGCCTCCTACAGGAAATTTCAACAAGCAAGTAATAGATATTGCGGATAGGTACGGACTTTCTGTTGTGCATTACAGTATCGATACGAACGACTGGACGAACCCGGGAGTGCAGAAAATTGCCCAGAATGCTACATCTCAAACCGGCGGAGGAGACATCATTCTGCTGCACGCTTCAGACTCAGCGAAACAAACGAAGGACGCAATTCCAATGATCATCAGAGACTTAAAAAGCAAAGGTCTGGAAAATGTGACTGTAAATGAACTGGTCAGCAATACGGAATCCAAATCAAAAGAAGTGAAATAA
- a CDS encoding KinB-signaling pathway activation protein, whose protein sequence is MKSRDWVRFFFSSLLVGAIAAIASGFILNWDQQAGSFQEFQIDEILASFIWFIGVGLMFSIISQMGFFAYLTLHRFGMGIFGSVWNAVQLVLIAFVLFDLVYFRYQFFGDSGSLLPYIWPAAGFFAVCLVIAYFKQKDTNKAAFIPALFFMFVGTAVEWFPALRENDQNWLYFMLVSLVCCNAYQLIMLPRFSGSSQKKMGQRKAAEG, encoded by the coding sequence ATGAAAAGCAGGGATTGGGTTCGGTTTTTCTTTTCCAGCTTGCTCGTCGGTGCGATTGCAGCGATTGCTTCAGGCTTTATATTGAACTGGGATCAGCAGGCAGGATCGTTTCAGGAATTCCAGATCGATGAAATTCTCGCATCGTTCATTTGGTTCATTGGGGTAGGGCTGATGTTCAGCATTATCAGTCAAATGGGCTTTTTTGCATACTTGACGCTGCACCGGTTTGGTATGGGGATTTTCGGTTCCGTATGGAATGCGGTTCAGCTTGTATTAATTGCATTTGTCCTATTTGATTTGGTTTATTTCCGTTATCAATTCTTCGGAGACTCAGGTTCTCTCCTTCCGTATATATGGCCGGCTGCCGGGTTTTTCGCTGTATGCCTGGTTATTGCTTACTTTAAGCAAAAGGATACAAATAAAGCAGCATTCATTCCAGCCCTGTTTTTTATGTTTGTAGGAACCGCAGTCGAGTGGTTTCCTGCCTTAAGAGAGAACGATCAAAACTGGCTCTACTTCATGCTCGTTTCCCTAGTATGCTGCAATGCCTATCAGCTTATTATGCTTCCGCGGTTCAGCGGTTCATCGCAGAAAAAGATGGGACAGCGTAAAGCAGCTGAAGGATAA
- the gerD gene encoding spore germination lipoprotein GerD, which produces MKQLILLLMISALAIGMNGCAPKAEGASEMDYEKTKKMVVDILKTDEGKTALQEVLKDDQMKQNLVMDQKMVSETITKTLTSKQGMEFWTKIFEDPKFSEAFAQSLQKEHEKVIKQLMTDPDYQKMMIEILQNPEMEKQIGTVIKSQESRKYIQEVITETLTSPLYKTKMQDALLKAAQQMGQQSDGSGGQEQGGASGGSSGESGGGSGGQQ; this is translated from the coding sequence ATGAAACAACTTATATTGCTCCTCATGATTAGTGCGCTTGCTATCGGAATGAATGGCTGTGCTCCTAAAGCGGAGGGCGCAAGTGAAATGGATTACGAAAAAACGAAAAAAATGGTTGTCGATATACTGAAAACGGACGAAGGCAAAACCGCATTGCAGGAAGTTCTGAAGGACGACCAGATGAAACAAAATCTGGTTATGGACCAAAAGATGGTTTCTGAAACCATCACTAAAACACTTACCTCTAAACAAGGGATGGAATTCTGGACTAAAATTTTTGAGGATCCTAAATTCTCCGAGGCATTTGCCCAAAGTCTTCAAAAGGAACACGAAAAAGTCATTAAACAATTGATGACAGACCCGGACTATCAAAAAATGATGATTGAGATCCTGCAGAATCCAGAGATGGAAAAACAGATCGGCACGGTTATTAAAAGCCAGGAGTCCCGGAAATATATCCAGGAAGTCATTACCGAAACATTAACCAGTCCTTTATATAAAACCAAAATGCAGGATGCTTTATTAAAAGCTGCACAGCAAATGGGGCAGCAGTCAGACGGTTCCGGAGGACAGGAACAGGGTGGTGCTTCCGGGGGAAGTTCAGGCGAAAGCGGCGGAGGTTCCGGCGGACAGCAATAA
- a CDS encoding putative hydro-lyase yields the protein MGETLEAIRKSIRENKWTRPTAGHADGYVQTNLVILKKDLAYDFLLFCQRNEKACPILDVTDAGSYIPAMSAPDADLRTDLPKYRVYRNGELVSERDHITDLWEDDFVAFLLGCSFTFEKALLDYGVPVRHIEENVNVPMYNTNLPLNRSGIFKGSMVVSMRPIPAKDIAKAVQITARSPKSHGAPVHIGNPEEIGIPDISSPDFGDAVTIKEGEVPVFWACGVTPQAAAIASKPVLMITHAPGHMFITNLKDTDVTI from the coding sequence ATGGGAGAAACGCTGGAAGCGATCCGCAAGTCTATTAGGGAAAATAAATGGACAAGGCCAACTGCAGGCCATGCAGATGGATACGTTCAAACCAATTTGGTCATTTTAAAAAAGGATCTTGCTTACGATTTCCTTTTATTTTGCCAAAGAAACGAGAAGGCCTGTCCTATATTGGATGTCACGGACGCAGGATCTTATATCCCGGCCATGAGTGCGCCGGATGCGGATCTTCGGACCGATCTGCCGAAGTATAGGGTTTACCGGAATGGGGAGCTTGTGTCAGAACGTGATCATATAACAGATCTTTGGGAGGATGACTTTGTTGCTTTCCTTCTCGGCTGCAGCTTCACGTTTGAAAAAGCACTCCTTGATTATGGGGTTCCGGTCAGGCATATTGAGGAGAATGTAAATGTACCGATGTACAACACAAATCTCCCTTTGAATAGGAGCGGGATTTTCAAAGGTTCAATGGTAGTCAGCATGCGGCCAATTCCTGCGAAAGACATTGCGAAAGCGGTGCAAATTACAGCAAGATCGCCGAAGTCCCACGGTGCCCCTGTTCACATAGGGAATCCAGAGGAAATTGGCATTCCGGATATTTCTTCACCGGACTTTGGAGATGCTGTGACCATTAAAGAAGGAGAAGTTCCTGTTTTCTGGGCATGCGGAGTGACTCCTCAGGCGGCAGCTATTGCCTCAAAGCCTGTTTTAATGATTACACATGCTCCGGGCCATATGTTCATCACAAATTTGAAGGATACAGATGTCACGATTTAA
- a CDS encoding Mrp/NBP35 family ATP-binding protein codes for MLQEDKLRQAAEEIEEPFLHIPLKDVDGIKELKIKPEKNHVSLKVAIAKMNTPEQMKLQQELVAKLKAAGAETVGLRFEELPAEVVASLQPKQESAPGLLSGSAEPTFIAIASGKGGVGKSTVSVNLAVALARLGKKVGLIDADIYGFSVPDMMGITTRPVLRGDSIIPVERFGVKVISMGFFVEDNAPVIWRGPMLGKMLNNFFQEVEWGDLDYLLLDLPPGTGDVALDVHSMLPSCKEIIVSTPHPTAAFVAARAGAMALRTDHEVIGVVENMAYFESKATGEKEYVFGKGGGDKLAEELNVPILGRIPLRQPDWNEAEFAPSVYGEDHPTGKIYRDMAEKVSSLLPSGIN; via the coding sequence ATGCTGCAGGAAGATAAATTAAGACAAGCCGCTGAAGAAATTGAAGAACCTTTTTTACATATACCGCTCAAAGATGTAGATGGAATTAAGGAACTGAAGATCAAGCCTGAAAAAAATCATGTCAGCTTGAAAGTCGCTATTGCCAAAATGAACACGCCTGAACAGATGAAGCTGCAGCAGGAGCTGGTGGCTAAATTGAAGGCTGCTGGTGCGGAAACGGTCGGCCTCAGGTTTGAAGAACTGCCGGCAGAAGTGGTCGCTTCTCTGCAGCCGAAGCAGGAATCTGCTCCAGGCTTATTATCCGGAAGTGCAGAGCCGACGTTTATTGCAATTGCGAGCGGAAAAGGCGGCGTTGGGAAATCAACCGTTTCCGTCAACCTGGCCGTTGCACTCGCACGCCTGGGCAAAAAAGTAGGACTGATTGATGCTGATATTTACGGCTTCAGTGTACCGGACATGATGGGGATCACAACCCGCCCGGTGCTCCGCGGCGATTCCATAATCCCGGTTGAACGGTTCGGAGTTAAAGTGATATCCATGGGCTTTTTTGTGGAGGACAATGCGCCGGTTATCTGGAGAGGGCCGATGCTTGGCAAAATGCTGAACAACTTCTTTCAGGAAGTAGAGTGGGGGGATTTGGACTACCTGCTGCTTGATTTGCCTCCGGGTACAGGAGATGTTGCTCTTGATGTTCATTCCATGCTTCCTTCCTGTAAGGAAATTATCGTTTCCACTCCACATCCAACAGCTGCCTTTGTTGCTGCGAGAGCGGGAGCAATGGCACTCAGAACCGATCATGAAGTCATCGGTGTGGTGGAAAATATGGCTTACTTTGAAAGCAAGGCCACAGGCGAAAAGGAATATGTATTCGGTAAAGGCGGCGGTGATAAGCTGGCAGAGGAATTAAACGTACCGATCCTGGGCCGTATACCGCTGCGGCAGCCGGATTGGAACGAAGCAGAGTTTGCTCCTTCTGTATATGGGGAGGACCATCCGACAGGTAAAATTTACAGGGATATGGCAGAAAAAGTTTCAAGCCTCCTCCCATCAGGCATAAACTAA
- a CDS encoding NAD(P)/FAD-dependent oxidoreductase, translating into MDLHNGNLFWPTTLNPDKRIRGKRDLDQHYDVVIVGGGMSGALAAYTLVQEGLHIAIVDKREMAAGSSSANTGLLQFSNDIMLHELIDQIGEQKAVQFYKLCRNAVDQLDKVSKTLPRDPDLIRRKSICYASSKEDVPKLRKEYEALAKHGFPVDYWTEEEVAAHMPFKKHAALITYEDAEVNPYRFIHGILEYAEQKNVHLFERTESIEVEEHEDHVTLHTSKGTLSASHVIFATGYDSPPIDEKIGADINRSYAIATEPIEDLSSWEDKAMIWETKRPYLYLRTTADNRIIAGGLDEDKAEAPQSEEWIANRANRLLHELRKLFPELPLKIAYAWGASFGESLDNLPFIGRHPHKKRQYYLLGYGGNGTVYSMLGSHILKDLILNKPNEDAELVKLDR; encoded by the coding sequence ATGGACTTGCATAATGGAAACCTTTTTTGGCCGACAACATTAAATCCCGATAAAAGGATAAGAGGAAAAAGAGACTTGGATCAGCATTATGATGTGGTAATTGTCGGGGGAGGAATGTCAGGTGCTTTAGCCGCCTATACCTTGGTACAAGAAGGATTGCATATTGCCATAGTGGATAAGAGAGAGATGGCTGCAGGAAGTTCTTCAGCCAATACCGGCCTGCTTCAATTTTCAAATGATATTATGCTTCATGAACTAATTGATCAAATCGGAGAGCAAAAAGCGGTTCAATTTTATAAGCTTTGCCGGAATGCGGTGGACCAGCTAGATAAAGTCTCTAAAACCCTGCCAAGGGATCCAGACTTGATTCGGCGGAAAAGCATTTGTTATGCAAGCTCTAAAGAGGATGTACCGAAACTGCGAAAAGAATATGAAGCTTTAGCAAAGCATGGATTTCCCGTTGATTATTGGACGGAGGAAGAAGTGGCGGCGCACATGCCTTTCAAAAAACACGCCGCTCTTATTACATATGAAGATGCTGAAGTGAACCCGTACCGTTTCATCCACGGAATATTGGAGTACGCGGAGCAGAAAAATGTCCATTTGTTCGAACGCACCGAATCAATTGAGGTTGAAGAGCATGAGGATCACGTAACACTTCATACCTCAAAAGGAACCTTATCTGCATCTCACGTTATTTTTGCTACAGGATATGACTCCCCTCCTATTGATGAAAAAATTGGTGCTGATATTAACCGCTCCTATGCCATTGCAACAGAACCCATTGAAGATTTATCTTCCTGGGAGGACAAAGCTATGATTTGGGAAACGAAACGCCCTTATCTGTATCTTCGCACAACGGCTGATAACAGAATTATTGCAGGAGGTTTAGATGAAGACAAAGCTGAAGCCCCTCAAAGCGAGGAATGGATTGCGAACCGGGCAAACCGGCTCCTTCATGAATTAAGGAAGCTATTTCCTGAGCTCCCTCTGAAAATTGCCTATGCATGGGGAGCAAGCTTCGGCGAATCGCTTGATAACCTTCCTTTTATAGGGAGGCATCCGCATAAAAAACGTCAGTATTATTTGCTCGGATATGGAGGAAACGGAACGGTTTACAGTATGCTCGGTTCCCATATTTTAAAGGATTTAATCCTGAACAAACCCAATGAAGACGCGGAGCTTGTCAAATTAGACCGTTAA
- the cwlD gene encoding N-acetylmuramoyl-L-alanine amidase CwlD has product MLLFQFQFTNDDSWESWNLPLAGKVIYLDPGHGGPDGGAVGTSMLEKDVTLEMAKRVRDYLQEQGALVLLTRETDIDLSSMGTKGYSRKKAEDLRNRVEMINSSSADMYLSLHLNALPDRQWRGAQTFYDGKFDENGKMAKFIQDELRKNLENTDRRAKPIQGIYLVKYTNKPGALVEIGFLSNGEEEKLFSDPKYLDKVAGSVYKGILRYYTDKSEPPE; this is encoded by the coding sequence ATGCTGCTGTTTCAATTTCAATTTACGAATGATGATTCATGGGAATCATGGAATTTGCCATTGGCAGGGAAGGTCATTTATTTGGACCCTGGCCACGGCGGGCCTGATGGGGGAGCGGTCGGAACAAGTATGCTTGAAAAAGACGTTACCCTTGAGATGGCTAAAAGAGTAAGGGATTATTTGCAGGAGCAGGGCGCACTTGTCCTCTTGACGAGAGAAACTGATATAGATTTATCATCCATGGGCACAAAAGGTTACAGCCGCAAAAAAGCAGAGGATTTGCGCAACCGGGTCGAAATGATCAACTCCTCCTCGGCTGATATGTATTTGAGTTTGCACCTGAACGCTCTGCCGGACCGTCAATGGAGGGGAGCGCAAACTTTTTATGACGGGAAGTTTGATGAAAACGGAAAAATGGCCAAGTTCATTCAGGATGAACTGAGGAAAAACCTCGAAAATACAGATCGGAGAGCAAAACCCATTCAAGGGATCTACCTGGTCAAATATACAAATAAGCCGGGAGCGCTTGTCGAGATCGGATTTTTATCAAACGGGGAGGAAGAAAAGCTTTTTTCTGATCCAAAATACTTAGATAAAGTGGCAGGTTCTGTTTATAAAGGAATTTTACGATATTATACTGACAAGAGCGAGCCTCCTGAATAA
- a CDS encoding energy-coupling factor transporter transmembrane component T family protein — protein MNGMIIGKYVPGHSFVHKLDPRSKLLLVFLFVFIVFLANNAVTYAILGLFTILVISLTKLPPRFLAAGLKPILWIILFTFILHILVTKQGPVLFQFSFISIHEEGLRQGIFISLRFLFLILITTLLTLTTTPIEVTDGMENLLHPFKKMGLPIHELALMMSIALRFIPTLTDETDKIMKAQMARGVDFSSGPLTKRVQSIVPLLVPLFISAFKRAEELATAMEARGYQGGEGRTKYRQLKWDRQDSMIMVLLLILSVLLLLFRS, from the coding sequence ATGAACGGCATGATTATAGGGAAATATGTGCCTGGTCATTCCTTTGTTCATAAGCTTGATCCAAGATCAAAGCTGCTGCTGGTCTTTTTGTTTGTATTTATTGTGTTTCTTGCAAACAATGCCGTTACGTATGCCATTTTAGGTTTATTTACAATCCTGGTCATTTCCCTGACCAAGCTGCCGCCTAGATTTCTGGCTGCAGGATTAAAGCCGATTTTATGGATTATTCTCTTCACCTTTATTCTTCATATTTTGGTTACAAAACAGGGTCCTGTTCTTTTTCAATTCTCATTTATTTCGATTCATGAGGAAGGACTCAGGCAGGGGATCTTTATCTCACTGCGTTTTCTTTTTCTGATCTTAATTACGACCTTGCTCACACTTACGACTACTCCGATTGAAGTAACGGATGGGATGGAGAATCTTCTGCACCCATTCAAAAAGATGGGGCTTCCTATCCATGAGCTTGCTTTAATGATGTCGATCGCTCTCCGTTTCATTCCAACGCTGACGGATGAAACCGATAAAATTATGAAGGCGCAGATGGCAAGGGGAGTTGACTTCTCTTCAGGGCCGCTGACGAAGCGTGTCCAGTCCATTGTCCCTTTGCTAGTCCCTTTGTTTATCAGCGCCTTTAAAAGAGCCGAGGAGCTTGCTACGGCGATGGAAGCGAGAGGATACCAGGGCGGAGAAGGAAGAACGAAATACAGGCAGCTGAAATGGGACAGACAGGACTCGATGATCATGGTCCTGCTTCTGATTTTGTCCGTTCTGCTGCTGCTGTTCCGTTCGTAG